The nucleotide sequence TATATTTTAACGCATTATCGGCGGAAAGAGTATTATTTTTTTGAGCACATCATAGATCCCCGCTGGCGTTATTCTGATATAAGGCAAATGAGTCGATAAGAGGAAAAACAGGGAGTAAACAGGGTCCCCGAACAGATAGCCTCTTTCCGCCAAAAGCCTTCTGAACGTCTCTTCCTGCTGAACCACTTCTTCAAACGGCTGCAAAGATGCTCCGCCGCATATTCCAAGCGGAATTTCGTGCAGAACGTCTCCTTTTTCCGCTAGAACAATCCCTCCGCCAAGCTCCTTCATCCTCTGAAAAGCAGTAATTATATCGTGCTTGCTTTTTCCGATGAGAATAATGTCACCTGTTGTTGAGTATGAGCTTGCAAGTCCCCCGAGACTTGAGGCAAATCCTTTCAGCATGGTGTTGATTCTCCATTTCCCTCTTTTATCAATGAGAGCGAGAAAGCATTCATCGTGGCTGTCACTGAGCTCATCCAAGGAATGATCAGCCGTGATCCTGTATGGCTCGATGATTACGTCATTTTTCATCTTCAGGCCCATAGCCATTGAAAATTGCAGATCATCAAGGGAGAGAGACCAATTCAGCTGCAGAGGTTCAAGTCCTGTCTGTTTCCAGTCATAAGGAGGAAACTCAGCTGCTGCTCCAGCTTTTTTAAGCCACTTTCCTTTTGCCAGCACACTGACAGGAAGCGGCTGTTCAATCGCTGAAAGGATATTCAGATTGGCCATTCTTCCAGGCGCGACCGCCCCCGTCACTTCTTCCATCCTGTAATAACGGGCGGCATTGAAGCTTGCCATATGGTAGGCATCAATTGCAGGAATTCCGCTTTCCATCGCCATTTTTATCAGACTGTCCATCATGCCGTCCTTATAAAAATGCGGCGTTGATCCGTCTGTTGTAAAAAGGAAGTGATCATACGAAGTGATTTCTTTCTCCCGTATGCCTTTAAGCAGCTCTGGCAGATCCGGCCTGATGGATGAATGGCGCAGGGCTACCGTATAGCCGAGAGAAAGTCTTTCAACTACATCTTCGCCTGTCATCGCCTCGTGGTCACAATCTGCACCGAAAAGCTTCATTTTGGTAAGCGTACCGGCAGAAGCACCCGGAAAATGCCCCTCTATCCGCTTTCCCTTTCCTTTTATCTCCTTCATCCACGACAGCATGAGATCATCATCCTGCAACAGCTTAGGCCAGCCGGTTAATTCGCCGCCTTGAATAACATATTCAGAATCCATCCATTTTTTCATAAAATCCAGCGATAAAATATCGGTTTCATCCGGTACTTCCGTTTGCAGGTCAAACCGTGCCCACCAGTAATACTGAACTTGGCGGCGATTGATTTCCTCCACAAAAGAAAACGCTTTCTTTTTATCGGACTGAAAAAGCAGAAATAAATTATCACAGATCATGCTTGTTGTGCCGAACTGCGACACATACTCTCCGAAAGAAAGGGGATTATAAAGTTGAAACGGGTGTGCATGCGGCTCTATATAGCCGGGTACAATAAACAGCCCTTCACATTCCGCTGTTTCTTTTGCGGAAGCAGGCAGATTGTTTCCTATATAAACAATCCGGTCATCTTTAATCCAAATATGGGCCTTCACCCATCTCTTTAAGTAAGAGTTCAGATAGGTACCATTTTTCAGCAAAAGATCCGGCTGCTTCTGTCCGGAAGCTGCATCAATATGGCCTCTGATCTCCCGTATCTTCCACGGAGCATTTGGCTTTGGCATGACAGCACCTCCCTGAAGGTCTTTTCATTATGGTAACATATTCAATTTATTAACGCAGTAATTAAGAAAAGAGGAATCGCTCGTTTAGCTCCGGGAGTCAGATAAGGAAGCGGCGGAAAAGGCGCTTTTTGCCTTTGCCGACGATTCCGTTCTGACAGAGGAGTTGAGCGATGGAACTAGACACTAATTACCAAAAAAGGAGTCTGATCTTTATGAAACCAAACATCGGCATCGTTAATGGCCTGGTCCGCATCACAATTGGACTTTTCCTGCTCTCATGGGCATCTGCCAAATATTCAAAGAAGCCATGGAAAGAATCTGCCCTGCTTGTCATGCTGCTCGGCGCCATGAAAGTCGGGGAAGGTATCCTGCGTTTCTGTCCGCTCACGTTTATGTATCAGGAGTATAAAAAAGAGGATTTGGAGTTTGAGGATAAGACTTATAACCCTTCCTAAGAACAAATAACCCCCAAATCATCATTTGGGGGTTTGCTTAAATAGATCATCAATCAAAAGAGGTGAACATCTTGATTATGGAATACCTGACTGACATGTCGTTTGTACTGGCCCTTCTGATCGGCAGCATTGTGGCGCTGCTGTTTGTGTATGTTAAGAAAAGACGTGCTTAGTCGCTTTTGCTCCGATGTCCTTGCGGTAGAACAGGGCATCTGAAGCTACCTCAGACACGTATTCATACACTTGTGTCTGCGCTTCAAGCAGATCGCTTCCGTATGCGACGACTGCAAGGACTCTGCCGCCGTCTGTTACATACTGCTGGTCTTCTTTTTTTGTGCCTGCATGGAACAACGCCCCCTGCTCAAACCCCGGCAGAAGCGAACCGATTGCTTCGCCCTTGATGTACGCATCCGGGTAGCCTTTTGAAGCAAGAACGACTCCGATCACCGCTTCATCGCGCCACTTCAGTTCTGCTTTTTTTCCGTCGAGAATATCAAGCAGCACTTCAATCAAATCGGATTCAAGACGCGGAAGGACCACCTGTGTTTCCGGGTCGCCGAAGCGTGCGTTGAATTCAATCACCTTGGGACCTTCAGCCGTTAAAATCAGACCGGCATACAAAATCCCTGTAAATGGGGTGCCGTTTGCAATCATTCCGCAGGCAGCCGGCTTCAGCACGGTTTCAACTGCCTGCAAAACAGAAGCATCCGGTATTTGGGGAACAGGTGAATATGCCCCCATGCCGCCTGTGTTCGGACCTTCATCGTGGTCGTATGCCCGCTTGTGATCCTGGGCGATGACCATTGGATAAACGTCCTCACCGTTTACAAACGCCATTAGTGAAAACTCTTCCCCTTCAAGGAATTCCTCAATGACGACCGAGCTGCTCGCCTCTCCGAATTTAGCATCCTCAAGAAATTCCCGGAGACAATTGACCGCTTCCTCCACTGTCAGAGCAACGGTCACGCCTTTTCCTGCCGCGAGACCATCTGCTTTAATAACGATTGGCGCTCCTTTTTCAAGGACATACTGCTTTGCTTCCTCAAATGAGGTAAAGGACTGATACGCTGCTGTCGGAATGCTGTTTTTTTGCATAAGTTCCTTGGCGAATTTCTTGCTGCCTTCAATAAGCGCAGCCGCTTTTGTCGGGCCGAAAACCTTCAATCCCGCTTCCTGAAAAGCATCGACAACGCCATTTAAAAGCGGTACTTCCGGACCGACAATGGTAAGGCCCACTTGATTTTCAAGCGCAAAAGCAACGAGCTCCCGCGTATTCGTTTCCTCAATCGCAACAAGCTCGGCAACCGTGCTCATCCCGTCGTTTCCAGGTGCAGCGAACACTTTGTCTGCAAGCTTGCTTTGCGATGCCTTCCAGGCGATTGCATGTTCACGGCCTCCGCGGCCAATGATCAGAATGTTCATTGTTCCACCTCGCTAAAGTAAGCGTGCGGGCCATATGCCGCACGCCCAAAGATTAATGTTTAAAATGTCTTACACCTGTAAACACCATGGCAATGCCGTATTCATCTGCTTTTTTGATTGAATCCTCATCTTTAATGGATCCGCCCGGCTGAATGATCGCCGTAACACCCGCTTTTGCTGCCGCTTCCACTGTGTCGCTCATAGGGAAGAACGCGTCAGAGCCCATCGCACTGCCTTTTGCAAGTGCACCCGCCTGCTCAATAGCAATATTTGCTGCGCCGACACGGTTCATCTGGCCTGCGCCAACACCGATTGTCATCTGATTTTTAGCAAGAACGATCGCGTTCGACTTCACATGCTTAACGACCTTCCAGGCAAGCTTGAGGTCTTCCCACTCCTGCTCAGACGGCTCGCGCTTTGTAGGAATGGTGATTTTGGCATCGTCAAATGACAGCGTGTCCTCATCCTGTACAAGAAGTCCGCCATGAATAGAGGTAACCTGCTGATCCTGCGCTTCTGCACCAAGTACATCCAAAGTCAGAAGGCGAAGGTTTTTCTTGGATGTTAAAATCTCAAGAGCTTCCTCGCTAAAGGAAGGCGCGATGACGATTTCAAGGAAAATTTCATGAAGTTTGTGCGCCGTATCCGCATCAACCTCATGATTCAGAGCAATGATGCCTCCGAAAATCGATGTCGGATCTGCTTCGTATGCGCGCGTGAACGCTTCAAAGATTGTTCCTCCTGTACCGACGCCGCAAGGGTTCATATGCTTAACAGCAACAGCTGCAGGCTGCGTGAATTCTCTTACGATTTGAAGAGCGGCATCCGCATCTTTAATATTGTTGTAAGATAGCTCCTTGCCGTGAAGCTGAACCGCTTCTGCAATCGAAACGGTGCCTGCAAGCGGCTTTTTATAGAACGTCGCTTTTTGATGCGGATTTTCGCCGTAGCGGAGCGACTGTTTTTTCTCGTATGTGTATGTGACCGTTTCAGGATCTTCCTCGCCTACTGCGTTTGTTAAAAACTCTGCAATCAGCGCATCATAGGAAGCTGTGTGGCGAAAGACTTTCGCAGCAAGCTTTTGCTTGGATGCAAGAGAGACTGCCTTCTCCGCTTTGATTTGCTCAAGAACGTCTGCATAATCTGCTGGATCAACAACAACCGTTACGTCCTGGTGATTTTTCGCAGCCGAGCGCAGCATGGTCGGTCCGCCAATATCGATATTTTCAATCGCATCATCGAACGTTACATCCTTTTTGGAGATCGTTTCTTTAAAAGGATAAAGGTTTACGACTACAAGATCGATTGGAAGAATGCTGTTTTCTTCAAGCTGCTTCATATGATCCGGATTGCTGCGGACGGCAAGCAAGCCGCCGTGAATGTTTGGATGAAGCGTTTTGACGCGGCCATCCATGATTTCAGGAAATCCGGTCACTTCGGAAATGCCTGTCACCTTCACGTTGTTCTCCTGAAGCAGTTTTTTCGTGCCGCCGGTTGAAATCACTTCAATGCCCTGCTCAACAAGTCCGGCTGCGAACGGAATAATGCCTTCTTTATCTGAAACACTGACAAGTGCCCGTTTGATTGTCATAGTTACACCTCTAGTTTTCGTTTTTGGAAAAGAGACTGCAGAACATGCGGAAAATAGGCATGTTCAAGCTGATGGATTTTTTCTGATAGCGTTTCAATCGTATCTGCATCTTCCACCTCAACGGCCTTCTGCGCAATAATAGGTCCCGTGTCCATGCCTGCATCTACAAAGTGTACCGTAATGCCGGTGACTTTTACGCCTGCGCGAAAAGCCTGGCCGATGGCATCCTTGCCCGGAAAAGCAGGCAGAAGCGACGGATGAAGATTTATGATGCGATCAGGGCAGGCAGAAAGAAGCGTCTCACCAATCAGTCTCATATACCCTGCAAGTATCACATAGTTTACACCATACTGTTCAAGCTGGCGAAGAATCAGCGTCTCAAAGGCTGCTTTGCTGCTGAATTCCTTCGGTGAAAACTCAAACACCGGAATGTTTTCCTTCTGCGCACGTTCAACAACCCTTGCTCCCGGTCTGTCGCATACTAGAAGGACAACCTCCGCCTCAAGCTTTCCACTCTTGATTTCATTCAGGATCGCCTGAAAATTCGAGCCCGATCCTGAAGCAAATACGGCGATTTTCATCATGAGAGAGCGCCTCCGCCGAACGTGACCCCATGGCCCTCTTTTACACGGCCGATGATAAAGGCTTTTTCGCCGTTCTTCTCAATCTCGCTGATGACTGCGTGCATTTGGCTGTAGTCTACTGCAAGCACAAACCCGATGCCCATATTGAAAATGTTAAACATTTCTTCCTGGCTGAGCGATCCTTTTTCCTGAAGCAGCCCGAACACAGCCGGTATCGGCCATGAGCCAAAGTCGATTTCAGCGCTGAGTCCCTCAGGAAGCATTCTTGGGATATTTTCAATAAAACCGCCGCCCGTAATGTGGGCCATGCCGTCCACTTTATATTTTTTCAGCACGTTAAGGACCGGCTTTACATAAATTTTTGTTGGAGTGAGAAGCTCTTGGCCGAGAGGTTTATCAAGCGGCTGAACGTTCTCATCAAGAGATAAGCCGCCGTCTTCAAGCAAGATTTTACGCACAAGAGAGAAGCCGTTGCTGTGAAGGCCGCTTGAAGCAAGGCCAATCAGCACATGGCCGGCACGGATCTTCTCACCGGTAACAATGTCTTCCTTTTCCGCTGCGCCAACTGAAAAGCCCGCGATATCATACTCTTCACCGTCATAAAGGCCCGGCATCTCAGCCGTTTCACCGCCGACAAGCGCGCAGCCTGCCTGCTCGCACCCGTCTGCAACGCCTTTGACGATCTGTTCAATCTTTGCAGGCTCCGCCTTTCCAAGAGCAAGATAGTCCAGGAAAAAAAGGGGCTCTGCGCCCTGTGCAAGAATATCGTTCACACACATGGCAACCGCATCCACCCCGATGGTATCATGCCGGTTCATCTGAAAAGCAAGCTTGAGCTTTGTGCCGACCCCGTCTGTTCCTGAAACAAGGACAGGCTGTTTAAGTTTCAGCTCAGAAAGGTCGAACATGCCGCCGAAGCCGCCGAGGCTTCCCATGACGCCTTTTCTCATTGTTTTTGCGACATGCTTTTTCATTCGCGAAACAGCTTCATACCCTGCTTCGATATCTACGCCTGCCTGCTTATATGCGTTTGACATCCTTTATTCCTCCCGCTCTTATTTCGTCAGCACTTCTTCCTTTTCATGAGGCAATTCTGTATCCGGATAGATCTCTGTCGGATATTTCCCTGTAAAACAAGCAAGACATTGTCCGCGACGCTCGCCTTCATACTGACGTCCAATACCTTCGAGCAGCCCTTCGACGCTTAAGAATGTCAGGGTGTCTGCACCGATGATTTCTTTGATTTCTTCCACTGAATGCGTCGCTGCGATCAGCTCTTCTGTAGAGGATGTATCAATTCCGTAAAAGCACGGGTTGCTGATTGGCGGAGACGTAATGCAGACGTGCACTTCAGTTGCTCCTGCTTCTCTAAGCATGTTCACGATTCTGCGGCTTGTTGTTCCGCGGACGATGGAGTCATCGACCATGACAACTCGCTTGCCTTCGACTACTCCGCGGACAGCAGACAATTTCATTTTCACGCCCTGTTCCCTGAGTGACTGGGACGGCTGAATGAACGTTCTGCCGACGTAACGGTTTTTGATCAGGCCAAGCTCATACGGTATGCCTGATGCCTCCGCATAGCCAATGGCAGCTGAAATACTTGAATCCGGAACGCCTGTAACAACATCAGCTTCAAACGGCGCTTCAATAGCCATGCGCTTGCCGAGGTTTTTCCGGGCAGTGTGCACATTGATGCCGTCGATGTTGCTGTCAGGTCTTGAAAAATAAATGTATTCCATGCTGCAGATGGCGCGGTTGACGTTCACCGAAAAGCGCTCCGACTGAAGCCCGTCATCATTGATGATGAGCAGTTCCCCAGGCTGAACCTCACGCAAATATTCAGCACCGATAATATCAAAAGCACATGTTTCAGAAGCCACAACATAAGCGTCGCCGAGCATGCCGATCGAAAGCGGACGCAGTCCGTTCGGATCAAGGGCAACCATCATTTCTGTTTCCGTCATGATCAGGAATGCGTAGGCACCTTTGATCATGGTCAGGGCATTTTTAATTTTATCCTTAAGCGAACTGTATCCGCTTCGTTTGATGAGATGGGCAAGCACTTCTGTATCGGAAGTGGACTGAAAAATACTGCCCTGATGCTCAAGCTGATGCTTAAGCCCGTTTGCATTTACAAGGTTTCCATTATGGGCAAGGGCAAGTCCGCCGCTTTCTGAACGGAACAAAAGAGGCTGAACATTTTCAAATCCTCCGCCGCCTGCCGTTGCATAGCGGACGTGGCCGATTGCGCCTTTTCCCTTAATGTCATTCAGGCGCCCGCCGCTGAATACTTCCGTAATCAGTCCCTGGCCTTTGACGCAAGTCAGCTTGCTGCCGTCTGTTGAAACAATTCCGGCACCCTCCTGGCCGCGGTGCTGAAGACTGTGCAGGCCGTAATACGTAATTTGGGGAGCTTCGGAGTGTCCCCAAATACCAAACACTCCGCACTCTTCGTTTAGTCCTCTGATCTCAGCAAGCATGGAATCGCTCCTCTCCAGGCCGCTTCAAGCTCAGCTGCCTCAGCCTGAACAAGAAGGTCACCTGCATCGCTTTTCACCGTGAAGATGCCATCTCCTGTCACACGTCCAATCAGTGCGGCACCTGTCAATTCCTCAAAAGCCGTCATGTGCTCAGGTTTTACTGTCAGGATAAAACGGGACTGGGTTTCGCTGAACAGTGCAGTCACCGCTTCTCCGCCAATTGTCAAACTTGCGCCAAGTCCGTTCGTGCCGAATGTGCTTTCGGCTGCAGCTACTGCCAAACCGCCTTCTGCGACATCGTGTGCAGATGCAACAAGTCCTGCGCGGATGGCTGCTGCTACTTTTGCCTGGCGGTCTGCTTCTACCGCAAGATCAAGCTCAGGAGCTTTCCCGAAGATTCTGCCGTATGTCAGCTTTTGCAGCTCGCTTCCTCCGAACTCATTCTTCGTTTCGCCAAGCACATAAATCAGGTCTCCCGCTGCTTTAAATGATTGAGTCGTGATGTACTTCGTATCCTCTATCAGACCGACCATGCCGATGACCGGTGTTGGATAAACAGCCGTTCCGTTCGTTTCATTGTAAAGAGAAACGTTTCCGCCGATAACAGGTGAATTCAGCACGCGGCACGCTTCACTCATGCCGTCAGCTGCTTTTTCAATCTGCCAGAAAATCTCCGGCTTTTCAGGATTGCCGAAGTTCAGGCAGTCTGTCACAGCAAGCGGTTTTCCTCCTGAGCAGACAATGTTGCGCGCTGCTTCTGCAACAGCAATCATACCGCCTGTTTCAGGATCAAGGTAAAGATATCTTGAATTACAGTCCGTCGTCATGGCAAGTGCTTTGTTCGTATCGCGGATGCGGAGAACAGCAGCATCTGATCCCGGTGCCACAACTGTATTTGTGCGGACCATATAGTCGTATTGATCGTACACCCATTCTTTGCTTGCAATCGTCGGCTGCTTTAAAAGGCTGATCAGCGTTTCTTTTAAATCGCCCGTTTCAGGTGCGGTTTGTTCCATAGCCTGAAATTCTTTATAGTAGGCTGGCTCAGCTGAAGGCTTGTGGTAAACAGGTGCTTCTTCTGCAAGCGCATCAACTGGAATTTCCGCCACAACTTCTCCTTTATGAAGAAGGCGGAGCATTTTATCATCTGTTACAGTTCCGATCGCTTTTGCTTCAAGCTCATATTTGTCAAAAATGTCGGTGATCTCCTGCTCGCGTCCGCGTTCTACAACGAGAACCATCCGCTCCTGTGATTCGGAGAGCATCATTTCATAAGGTGTCATGCCCGCTTCGCGCTGAGGCACTAAATCTAAGTTGAGCTCAATGCCTGAACCCGCTTTGCTCGCCATTTCAGCTGTCGAGCTCGTCAGTCCGGCTGCTCCCATATCCTGAATGCCGACAAGGGCATCACATTTAATAACCTCTAGACAAGCTTCAAGCAAAAGCTTTTCCATAAAAGGATCTCCGACTTGTACGGCCGGACGGTTTTCATCAGATGAATCCGTCAGTTCCTCTGAGGCAAAAGTAGCGCCGTGAATGCCGTCGCGACCTGTTTTCGCTCCCACATACATGACGGTGTTGCCGATTCCTTTTGCCACGCCTTTTTTAATATCCTCATGGTTGATTAAGCCAACGCACATGGCGTTTACAAGCGGATTGCCGTCATAGGAAGGATCGAA is from Bacillus sp. FSL H8-0547 and encodes:
- the purN gene encoding phosphoribosylglycinamide formyltransferase, translated to MMKIAVFASGSGSNFQAILNEIKSGKLEAEVVLLVCDRPGARVVERAQKENIPVFEFSPKEFSSKAAFETLILRQLEQYGVNYVILAGYMRLIGETLLSACPDRIINLHPSLLPAFPGKDAIGQAFRAGVKVTGITVHFVDAGMDTGPIIAQKAVEVEDADTIETLSEKIHQLEHAYFPHVLQSLFQKRKLEV
- the purF gene encoding amidophosphoribosyltransferase, producing MLAEIRGLNEECGVFGIWGHSEAPQITYYGLHSLQHRGQEGAGIVSTDGSKLTCVKGQGLITEVFSGGRLNDIKGKGAIGHVRYATAGGGGFENVQPLLFRSESGGLALAHNGNLVNANGLKHQLEHQGSIFQSTSDTEVLAHLIKRSGYSSLKDKIKNALTMIKGAYAFLIMTETEMMVALDPNGLRPLSIGMLGDAYVVASETCAFDIIGAEYLREVQPGELLIINDDGLQSERFSVNVNRAICSMEYIYFSRPDSNIDGINVHTARKNLGKRMAIEAPFEADVVTGVPDSSISAAIGYAEASGIPYELGLIKNRYVGRTFIQPSQSLREQGVKMKLSAVRGVVEGKRVVMVDDSIVRGTTSRRIVNMLREAGATEVHVCITSPPISNPCFYGIDTSSTEELIAATHSVEEIKEIIGADTLTFLSVEGLLEGIGRQYEGERRGQCLACFTGKYPTEIYPDTELPHEKEEVLTK
- a CDS encoding adenine deaminase C-terminal domain-containing protein; amino-acid sequence: MPKPNAPWKIREIRGHIDAASGQKQPDLLLKNGTYLNSYLKRWVKAHIWIKDDRIVYIGNNLPASAKETAECEGLFIVPGYIEPHAHPFQLYNPLSFGEYVSQFGTTSMICDNLFLLFQSDKKKAFSFVEEINRRQVQYYWWARFDLQTEVPDETDILSLDFMKKWMDSEYVIQGGELTGWPKLLQDDDLMLSWMKEIKGKGKRIEGHFPGASAGTLTKMKLFGADCDHEAMTGEDVVERLSLGYTVALRHSSIRPDLPELLKGIREKEITSYDHFLFTTDGSTPHFYKDGMMDSLIKMAMESGIPAIDAYHMASFNAARYYRMEEVTGAVAPGRMANLNILSAIEQPLPVSVLAKGKWLKKAGAAAEFPPYDWKQTGLEPLQLNWSLSLDDLQFSMAMGLKMKNDVIIEPYRITADHSLDELSDSHDECFLALIDKRGKWRINTMLKGFASSLGGLASSYSTTGDIILIGKSKHDIITAFQRMKELGGGIVLAEKGDVLHEIPLGICGGASLQPFEEVVQQEETFRRLLAERGYLFGDPVYSLFFLLSTHLPYIRITPAGIYDVLKKIILFPPIMR
- the purL gene encoding phosphoribosylformylglycinamidine synthase subunit PurL; amino-acid sequence: MSLLLEPTQQMIKEEKIYRQFGVSDDEFSMIEGIMGRLPNYTELGIFSVMWSEHCSYKNSKPVLKKFPTSGEHVLQGPGEGAGIVDIGDGQAVVFKIESHNHPSAIEPYQGAATGVGGIIRDVFSMGARPIALLNSLRFGELTSPRVRYLFEEVVAGIAGYGNCIGIPTVGGEIQFDPSYDGNPLVNAMCVGLINHEDIKKGVAKGIGNTVMYVGAKTGRDGIHGATFASEELTDSSDENRPAVQVGDPFMEKLLLEACLEVIKCDALVGIQDMGAAGLTSSTAEMASKAGSGIELNLDLVPQREAGMTPYEMMLSESQERMVLVVERGREQEITDIFDKYELEAKAIGTVTDDKMLRLLHKGEVVAEIPVDALAEEAPVYHKPSAEPAYYKEFQAMEQTAPETGDLKETLISLLKQPTIASKEWVYDQYDYMVRTNTVVAPGSDAAVLRIRDTNKALAMTTDCNSRYLYLDPETGGMIAVAEAARNIVCSGGKPLAVTDCLNFGNPEKPEIFWQIEKAADGMSEACRVLNSPVIGGNVSLYNETNGTAVYPTPVIGMVGLIEDTKYITTQSFKAAGDLIYVLGETKNEFGGSELQKLTYGRIFGKAPELDLAVEADRQAKVAAAIRAGLVASAHDVAEGGLAVAAAESTFGTNGLGASLTIGGEAVTALFSETQSRFILTVKPEHMTAFEELTGAALIGRVTGDGIFTVKSDAGDLLVQAEAAELEAAWRGAIPCLLRSED
- the purM gene encoding phosphoribosylformylglycinamidine cyclo-ligase is translated as MSNAYKQAGVDIEAGYEAVSRMKKHVAKTMRKGVMGSLGGFGGMFDLSELKLKQPVLVSGTDGVGTKLKLAFQMNRHDTIGVDAVAMCVNDILAQGAEPLFFLDYLALGKAEPAKIEQIVKGVADGCEQAGCALVGGETAEMPGLYDGEEYDIAGFSVGAAEKEDIVTGEKIRAGHVLIGLASSGLHSNGFSLVRKILLEDGGLSLDENVQPLDKPLGQELLTPTKIYVKPVLNVLKKYKVDGMAHITGGGFIENIPRMLPEGLSAEIDFGSWPIPAVFGLLQEKGSLSQEEMFNIFNMGIGFVLAVDYSQMHAVISEIEKNGEKAFIIGRVKEGHGVTFGGGALS
- the purH gene encoding bifunctional phosphoribosylaminoimidazolecarboxamide formyltransferase/IMP cyclohydrolase — protein: MTIKRALVSVSDKEGIIPFAAGLVEQGIEVISTGGTKKLLQENNVKVTGISEVTGFPEIMDGRVKTLHPNIHGGLLAVRSNPDHMKQLEENSILPIDLVVVNLYPFKETISKKDVTFDDAIENIDIGGPTMLRSAAKNHQDVTVVVDPADYADVLEQIKAEKAVSLASKQKLAAKVFRHTASYDALIAEFLTNAVGEEDPETVTYTYEKKQSLRYGENPHQKATFYKKPLAGTVSIAEAVQLHGKELSYNNIKDADAALQIVREFTQPAAVAVKHMNPCGVGTGGTIFEAFTRAYEADPTSIFGGIIALNHEVDADTAHKLHEIFLEIVIAPSFSEEALEILTSKKNLRLLTLDVLGAEAQDQQVTSIHGGLLVQDEDTLSFDDAKITIPTKREPSEQEWEDLKLAWKVVKHVKSNAIVLAKNQMTIGVGAGQMNRVGAANIAIEQAGALAKGSAMGSDAFFPMSDTVEAAAKAGVTAIIQPGGSIKDEDSIKKADEYGIAMVFTGVRHFKH
- a CDS encoding DUF2892 domain-containing protein, giving the protein MKPNIGIVNGLVRITIGLFLLSWASAKYSKKPWKESALLVMLLGAMKVGEGILRFCPLTFMYQEYKKEDLEFEDKTYNPS
- a CDS encoding EYxxD motif small membrane protein, whose amino-acid sequence is MEYLTDMSFVLALLIGSIVALLFVYVKKRRA
- the purD gene encoding phosphoribosylamine--glycine ligase: MNILIIGRGGREHAIAWKASQSKLADKVFAAPGNDGMSTVAELVAIEETNTRELVAFALENQVGLTIVGPEVPLLNGVVDAFQEAGLKVFGPTKAAALIEGSKKFAKELMQKNSIPTAAYQSFTSFEEAKQYVLEKGAPIVIKADGLAAGKGVTVALTVEEAVNCLREFLEDAKFGEASSSVVIEEFLEGEEFSLMAFVNGEDVYPMVIAQDHKRAYDHDEGPNTGGMGAYSPVPQIPDASVLQAVETVLKPAACGMIANGTPFTGILYAGLILTAEGPKVIEFNARFGDPETQVVLPRLESDLIEVLLDILDGKKAELKWRDEAVIGVVLASKGYPDAYIKGEAIGSLLPGFEQGALFHAGTKKEDQQYVTDGGRVLAVVAYGSDLLEAQTQVYEYVSEVASDALFYRKDIGAKATKHVFS